A genomic segment from Brevundimonas sp. SORGH_AS_0993 encodes:
- a CDS encoding 2-dehydro-3-deoxygalactonokinase, translating to MNGQARLIGVDWGTSNLRVMRIAAGGAVLDSRSDPRGAGGLTPDQFRPVLEQVAGDWLNQGLPVLVSGMAGARGKWREMAYLPCPAGVPDLATAVASPDDAPYVVIVPGVALFEDGRLKDVMRGEETQVVSLDVSQDAVVVGPGTHSKWIRTADGRIMDFRTFMTGELFAAIRQGTILGADMGEPGADDAAFAAGVDRALHDTAITAALFSVRVEGLAGRLSPAWAADYLSGLLIGAEVVAQIDAKDRPVILIGAPALCRRYADALKQGGFHDVRTADSAVATAGGLWRIHEALRR from the coding sequence GGGTCGACTGGGGCACCAGCAATCTGCGCGTCATGCGGATCGCCGCGGGCGGCGCCGTGCTGGACAGCCGCTCCGACCCGCGCGGCGCGGGCGGCCTGACGCCCGATCAATTCCGGCCGGTGTTGGAACAAGTCGCGGGCGACTGGCTGAATCAGGGCCTGCCCGTTCTGGTCAGCGGCATGGCGGGGGCGCGCGGCAAATGGCGCGAGATGGCCTATCTGCCCTGCCCGGCCGGCGTCCCGGACCTGGCCACCGCCGTGGCCAGTCCGGATGATGCGCCCTACGTCGTCATCGTGCCGGGCGTCGCCCTGTTCGAGGATGGCCGCCTCAAGGACGTGATGCGCGGCGAGGAAACCCAGGTCGTCAGCCTGGACGTCTCCCAGGACGCGGTCGTCGTCGGTCCAGGCACCCACAGCAAATGGATTCGCACCGCCGACGGCCGGATCATGGATTTCCGCACCTTCATGACCGGAGAACTGTTCGCCGCCATCCGCCAGGGCACGATCCTGGGCGCCGACATGGGCGAGCCAGGGGCGGACGACGCCGCCTTCGCCGCCGGGGTCGATCGGGCCTTGCACGACACCGCCATCACCGCCGCCCTGTTCTCCGTGCGGGTTGAAGGTCTGGCCGGTCGCCTTTCCCCGGCGTGGGCGGCTGACTATCTGTCGGGCCTTCTGATCGGAGCCGAGGTCGTAGCGCAGATCGACGCCAAGGACCGTCCCGTTATCCTGATCGGCGCCCCCGCCCTTTGTCGCCGATACGCCGACGCCCTGAAGCAGGGTGGTTTCCATGACGTCCGCACGGCGGACAGCGCCGTCGCCACGGCGGGGGGCCTGTGGCGCATTCACGAGGCCCTACGCCGATGA
- a CDS encoding N-acetylmuramoyl-L-alanine amidase — MVDPIAAPSPNFNERRAPPDMLVLHYTGMQSGEAALARLRDPEAQVSAHYLVEEDGRIFRLVPEERRAWHAGRGVWQGQDDCNGAAIGIEIVNPGHEFGYRPFPDAQISAVIALIEDIRSRWTIPDHRIIAHSDLAPERKTDPGELFPWKRLAQAGHGLWFEPAPERIKALGGLLQKDDQGIGVVVLRAGLHRLGYGLKPGGDYDVETETTVRAFQRHWRPSRIDGVADGETRARLVGLLQLASAESVTGVLI; from the coding sequence ATGGTCGATCCGATCGCGGCGCCTTCGCCGAACTTCAACGAACGCCGCGCGCCGCCTGACATGCTGGTGTTGCACTACACCGGCATGCAGAGCGGCGAGGCCGCCCTTGCGCGCCTGCGCGATCCGGAGGCCCAGGTCTCGGCCCACTATCTGGTCGAGGAGGACGGGCGAATTTTCCGGCTGGTGCCCGAAGAACGGCGGGCCTGGCACGCCGGGCGTGGCGTCTGGCAGGGGCAGGACGACTGCAACGGCGCCGCCATCGGGATCGAAATTGTCAATCCGGGCCACGAATTCGGCTATCGCCCCTTTCCTGACGCCCAGATCTCGGCCGTGATCGCCCTGATCGAGGACATCCGCAGCCGCTGGACCATCCCCGACCACCGCATCATCGCCCATTCCGACCTGGCGCCCGAGCGCAAGACCGATCCCGGCGAACTGTTTCCCTGGAAGCGTCTGGCCCAAGCGGGTCACGGCCTGTGGTTCGAACCGGCGCCCGAGCGGATCAAGGCCCTGGGCGGCCTGTTGCAGAAGGACGATCAGGGCATCGGCGTGGTGGTCCTGCGCGCCGGCCTGCACCGACTGGGCTATGGGCTGAAACCCGGCGGTGACTATGACGTCGAGACCGAAACCACCGTTCGCGCCTTCCAGCGCCACTGGCGACCGTCGCGCATCGACGGCGTGGCCGACGGCGAGACTCGCGCCCGCTTGGTCGGCCTGCTGCAGTTGGCCAGCGCCGAGAGCGTCACGGGCGTCCTGATCTAA